A region of Polyangium spumosum DNA encodes the following proteins:
- a CDS encoding terminase large subunit domain-containing protein, which translates to MSDYFTPAHVWQPPGVSKIDALKKDKAKLRAFYVSLAPEQRALLPFSWKIWARPNQLPPPDGIIPHALGWKYWALLAGRGFGKTRTAAEYVRYRVENGLSKRIALIAPTYRDVIKTMLRGESGLLSIFPPSSPIQPRFVRNDSVVYFERGSKVVAEAHLYTGEEPERLRGPQHDFAWFDELAAYRYLEDVWLLFVPGHRLGSNPQAIFTTTPKTSLLKINLLENERTVVTFGTSRENAANLAPGTLDTLASIYEDTDLGEQELNGKLRLDDSGALFKFRWVADNRIKGTVKENPSQTVVVTPDGKTMPMAKVVVAVDPSGSSKDSACECGIIVAGLGLDSNVYILKDLSKRASPDEWARIAIEASAKYGATLVYEANFGGELVRTIVRKVCQDMGKSPKLKDVHAQKDKAQRAMPISALVQKGRVKFVNEFPKLEKQLTTWTPDAPVSPDRLDAFVWACHDLLMGQSARGVVNF; encoded by the coding sequence TTGAGCGACTACTTCACCCCCGCCCACGTCTGGCAGCCGCCGGGCGTCTCCAAAATCGACGCGCTCAAGAAGGACAAGGCGAAGCTGCGCGCCTTCTACGTCTCGCTCGCACCCGAGCAGCGGGCTCTCCTGCCGTTCTCGTGGAAGATCTGGGCTCGCCCGAACCAGCTCCCGCCCCCCGACGGCATCATCCCCCATGCCCTGGGGTGGAAATACTGGGCCCTCCTCGCTGGCCGTGGCTTCGGCAAGACCAGGACGGCGGCGGAGTACGTCAGATACCGCGTCGAGAACGGCCTCTCGAAGCGCATCGCCCTGATTGCCCCAACCTACCGCGACGTCATCAAAACGATGCTCCGAGGGGAGAGCGGCCTCCTGTCGATCTTCCCGCCGAGCAGCCCGATTCAGCCCCGGTTCGTCAGGAACGACAGCGTCGTCTACTTCGAGAGGGGGAGCAAAGTCGTTGCGGAGGCTCACTTGTACACGGGGGAGGAGCCCGAGCGGCTCCGCGGCCCGCAGCACGACTTCGCGTGGTTCGATGAGCTTGCGGCCTACCGATACCTCGAAGACGTCTGGCTTCTCTTCGTCCCCGGTCATCGTCTCGGGTCGAACCCCCAAGCGATATTCACGACGACCCCCAAGACGAGCCTCCTGAAGATCAACCTCCTGGAGAATGAGCGGACCGTCGTCACGTTCGGGACCTCCAGAGAGAACGCCGCGAACCTCGCCCCCGGGACGCTCGACACGCTCGCGAGCATCTACGAGGACACGGACCTTGGCGAGCAGGAGCTAAATGGCAAGCTCAGGCTCGACGACTCCGGCGCGCTCTTCAAGTTCCGATGGGTCGCCGACAACCGAATCAAGGGTACCGTCAAGGAGAACCCCAGCCAGACGGTCGTCGTCACGCCGGACGGCAAGACAATGCCGATGGCCAAGGTCGTCGTCGCGGTGGACCCGAGCGGGTCCTCGAAGGACTCGGCTTGCGAGTGCGGCATCATCGTCGCCGGCCTCGGGCTCGACTCCAACGTCTACATCCTGAAGGACCTCTCCAAGCGAGCGTCTCCCGACGAGTGGGCCCGTATTGCCATCGAGGCATCCGCCAAATACGGGGCGACGCTCGTGTACGAGGCGAACTTCGGCGGGGAGCTGGTCCGCACCATCGTCCGCAAAGTCTGCCAGGACATGGGCAAGAGCCCGAAGCTCAAGGACGTTCACGCGCAGAAGGACAAGGCTCAGCGCGCCATGCCCATCTCGGCCCTCGTGCAGAAGGGTCGTGTGAAGTTCGTGAACGAGTTCCCCAAGCTCGAAAAGCAGCTCACGACGTGGACCCCCGATGCTCCGGTGTCTCCCGACCGTCTCGACGCGTTCGTCTGGGCTTGCCACGACCTCTTGATGGGCCAAAGCGCTCGCGGCGTCGTCAATTTCTGA
- a CDS encoding sigma-70 family RNA polymerase sigma factor, giving the protein MRLLLPFLHHASDAFLRFYAAHLLTVLGILARMGVRQADVDDLAQLVFVKVYKNFDKVPSAGVEDWLEMICKQQAAEHYRLYRHRFETPEADAGVDVPSDENPHERFEHHELDQVVKRVLQTMDAELVDVLVRAEFNGESLPKIAAALGVSRNTAQARLVEAKDVFRRRVKKIFGRDFTPFMLLPFGLDTVFRPEDLTPDFIEKARHEVWRRVARELGFDEVLPPVLAPSPSPPSEPPASGERLIRAVAPRGSAPAARATAKAVLERIIKHPLFLIGVGAMGGGGAVALWPRDEPPAARHAVPMVLSVVVDESGRGGSSSVVAPPATPGPSPTVVVVAPSRPPAGPVPLNDPETTNLEQAREMLSRGQFAEALSTLRQHEQDYRGSHHAAVRNKYIAAALEGLRQNEQKSSSPP; this is encoded by the coding sequence GTGCGCCTCCTCCTCCCGTTCCTGCATCACGCCAGCGACGCCTTTCTCCGCTTCTACGCGGCGCATCTCCTGACCGTTCTCGGGATCCTGGCTCGAATGGGCGTGCGCCAGGCGGATGTCGACGACCTCGCGCAGCTCGTCTTCGTGAAGGTCTACAAGAACTTCGACAAGGTCCCATCTGCGGGGGTCGAGGACTGGCTCGAAATGATCTGCAAACAGCAGGCGGCGGAGCACTATCGCCTCTACCGCCACCGCTTCGAGACCCCCGAGGCAGACGCCGGCGTGGACGTGCCCAGCGACGAGAACCCGCACGAGCGCTTCGAGCATCATGAGCTCGATCAGGTCGTCAAACGCGTGCTCCAGACCATGGACGCGGAGCTCGTCGACGTACTCGTCAGGGCCGAGTTCAACGGGGAGTCCCTGCCGAAGATCGCCGCGGCGCTCGGGGTCTCGCGCAACACCGCGCAGGCCAGGCTCGTCGAGGCCAAGGACGTCTTCCGGCGCAGGGTGAAGAAGATATTCGGCCGGGATTTCACGCCGTTCATGTTGCTGCCTTTCGGCCTCGATACTGTCTTCCGCCCGGAGGACCTCACGCCCGACTTCATCGAGAAGGCACGGCACGAAGTCTGGCGCCGCGTCGCCCGCGAGCTCGGCTTCGACGAGGTGCTTCCTCCCGTCCTGGCGCCGAGCCCGTCGCCGCCTTCCGAACCGCCGGCTTCGGGCGAGCGGCTCATCCGAGCGGTCGCGCCCCGGGGCTCTGCGCCTGCCGCTCGGGCCACCGCCAAGGCGGTGCTCGAGCGCATCATCAAGCACCCGCTCTTCCTGATCGGTGTCGGCGCCATGGGCGGGGGTGGCGCGGTCGCGCTCTGGCCCCGCGACGAGCCGCCTGCCGCGCGGCATGCGGTGCCGATGGTACTCTCCGTTGTGGTCGACGAGAGCGGACGTGGGGGAAGCTCCTCTGTCGTCGCGCCCCCGGCCACTCCCGGACCGAGCCCCACCGTGGTTGTCGTCGCGCCCTCGCGTCCCCCTGCCGGCCCCGTGCCTCTCAACGACCCGGAGACGACAAACCTCGAACAAGCCCGGGAAATGCTCTCGCGCGGGCAGTTCGCCGAGGCGCTCTCCACGCTGCGCCAGCATGAACAGGACTACAGGGGCAGTCATCACGCGGCGGTCCGGAACAAGTACATCGCCGCGGCGCTCGAGGGACTGCGGCAAAACGAGCAAAAGAGCAGCAGCCCGCCCTGA
- a CDS encoding phage major capsid protein, with protein MADVTQTLALLILAQNFKGDIVRQINRRSVLLSTLRAVPGEGKNVAWAAEKSGALAESFAEGADATNFGSDGQDQAILTWGQYRSNFHVSGLAQAASRTSRTPAGNIDLWRRNMLSGVMALADLMNQELYSGNAANKFVGLGQAIGLTNNTYATIDRTVSGNEYWQPYVVDPGSATALTFDQIRTDLATIYTNSGSRPDVAFCSPFVLNKLGSLFDPQKFYLYSTDRVVTAKGQVQLEGGVGAIKFDGCVFIEDKDATESTIFYVNSEFVEIEYLPLASPVLGMNDEVMDMGMSDGFEDIPLGLRMEMLAKTGDSDKAQMKTYTQLAVRRPNACGVRKNVDIA; from the coding sequence ATGGCAGACGTGACGCAGACCCTTGCCCTGTTGATTCTCGCGCAGAACTTCAAGGGCGACATCGTTCGACAGATCAACCGCCGGTCTGTCCTGCTCTCGACCCTTCGCGCCGTCCCGGGCGAGGGGAAGAACGTGGCGTGGGCGGCCGAGAAGTCCGGCGCTCTGGCCGAGTCCTTCGCGGAGGGCGCGGACGCCACGAACTTCGGCTCCGACGGGCAGGACCAGGCCATCCTCACGTGGGGTCAGTACCGCTCGAACTTCCACGTCTCGGGCCTGGCCCAGGCGGCCTCCCGGACGAGCCGTACGCCCGCGGGCAACATCGACCTGTGGCGCAGGAACATGCTCAGCGGCGTGATGGCCCTCGCCGACCTCATGAACCAGGAGCTTTACTCGGGCAACGCGGCGAACAAGTTCGTCGGGCTCGGTCAGGCCATCGGCCTCACGAACAACACGTACGCGACCATCGATCGCACGGTCTCCGGCAACGAATACTGGCAGCCCTACGTGGTCGACCCCGGCTCCGCCACGGCGCTCACGTTCGACCAGATTCGTACGGATCTCGCGACGATCTACACGAACAGCGGCTCGCGTCCCGACGTCGCGTTCTGCTCGCCCTTCGTGCTGAACAAGCTCGGGTCGCTCTTCGATCCGCAGAAGTTCTATCTCTACAGCACCGACCGCGTCGTCACTGCGAAGGGGCAAGTCCAGCTCGAAGGCGGCGTCGGCGCCATCAAGTTCGATGGCTGCGTCTTCATCGAGGACAAGGACGCGACGGAGTCGACCATCTTCTACGTCAACTCCGAGTTCGTCGAGATCGAATACCTGCCCCTCGCCTCGCCGGTTCTCGGCATGAACGACGAGGTCATGGACATGGGGATGAGCGACGGATTCGAGGACATCCCGCTCGGTCTGCGCATGGAAATGCTGGCCAAGACCGGCGACTCCGACAAGGCGCAGATGAAGACGTACACGCAGCTCGCCGTGCGTCGTCCGAACGCCTGTGGCGTCCGCAAGAA
- a CDS encoding ATP-grasp domain-containing protein, producing MPTLVLSHRYSPDSNALFSAAISVGWDVERLHSFRCPDGLAAREPVFYGETILADAIANDLGITLLEPTSDWLPRLPERHRLRDVRLTTLAEALSIQERVFIKPTDEKCFPARVYANGAALDPDPVLPPDLPVLVSEPVVFEVEFRFFVREREVAAFSPYICSGELARNAAGEWEADRAEVEAASASIQAVLEDADVELPPAVVVDVGRMAGRGWGVVEANPAWASGLCGCDPAAVLSVLRRATVARGMLSEADRRWMRHVG from the coding sequence GTGCCGACGCTCGTCCTCTCGCATCGTTACAGTCCTGACTCGAACGCGCTCTTCTCCGCGGCGATCTCCGTCGGCTGGGACGTCGAGCGCCTGCACTCGTTCCGCTGCCCAGACGGCCTCGCGGCGCGCGAGCCGGTGTTCTACGGCGAGACAATTCTGGCGGACGCGATCGCGAACGACCTCGGGATCACGCTGCTCGAGCCGACGAGCGACTGGCTGCCGCGGTTGCCCGAGCGCCATCGCCTTCGTGACGTGCGTCTCACGACGCTTGCGGAAGCCTTGTCGATCCAGGAGCGCGTGTTCATCAAGCCGACCGACGAGAAGTGCTTCCCCGCCCGCGTCTATGCGAACGGAGCCGCGCTCGACCCGGATCCGGTGTTGCCTCCCGACCTGCCCGTGCTGGTGAGCGAACCGGTCGTATTCGAGGTGGAGTTCCGGTTCTTCGTGCGGGAGCGTGAGGTGGCGGCATTCTCGCCCTACATTTGCAGTGGGGAGCTCGCTCGGAATGCGGCGGGTGAGTGGGAGGCGGACCGAGCGGAGGTGGAGGCGGCGTCTGCGTCGATCCAAGCGGTGCTCGAGGATGCCGACGTGGAGCTGCCTCCCGCGGTCGTCGTGGACGTCGGGCGAATGGCGGGGCGCGGCTGGGGTGTGGTCGAGGCGAACCCCGCGTGGGCATCCGGGCTCTGCGGATGCGATCCAGCGGCAGTGCTTTCGGTGCTGCGGCGAGCGACCGTGGCGCGGGGCATGTTGTCGGAGGCTGACCGGCGCTGGATGCGCCACGTCGGGTGA
- a CDS encoding HU family DNA-binding protein, whose amino-acid sequence MKNERRRSRWILQRWTKARILVHMHDIDEPGIDADLPEDEDTEPARRRWTKRLIDREVAMICGLPENTVNSVTAVFLDVTMSAIAESGKLYLDQFGTFTVKQYKGKALAQHQLGKRVPRSHRQMHGDISKNEVRIAKSRGFRRRLRDMGW is encoded by the coding sequence ATGAAGAACGAACGCCGCCGCAGTCGGTGGATCTTGCAGCGATGGACGAAGGCGCGCATCCTGGTCCACATGCATGATATTGACGAACCGGGCATTGATGCCGATCTGCCCGAAGATGAAGACACCGAACCTGCACGCCGACGGTGGACGAAGCGCTTGATCGACAGGGAAGTAGCAATGATCTGCGGTCTGCCGGAGAATACAGTCAACTCGGTGACCGCAGTCTTTCTGGACGTCACGATGAGTGCCATCGCCGAGAGTGGGAAGCTCTACCTCGACCAGTTCGGCACGTTCACCGTGAAGCAATACAAGGGAAAGGCGCTGGCGCAGCACCAACTCGGGAAGAGAGTCCCGCGTTCGCACCGGCAGATGCATGGGGACATCAGCAAGAACGAGGTCCGCATCGCGAAGTCGCGCGGCTTCCGTCGACGGCTCCGGGACATGGGCTGGTAG
- a CDS encoding M20/M25/M40 family metallo-hydrolase — MELRRTKATTHGGSLIDALADVSEPELFKTVVELAEPRHMFVQRAQNRKAAQFIADAFEELGYAVEIEGELRNVVAMPRGAVDRPLVLVGAHYDSVPDTPGADDNASGIAAMLACARAVASLGTSLPVGFVAWNGEEDGLLGSVEFVARRQPAGASIAAVHVLEMVGYASHEAGSQRMPLPVPGAPDVGDFIGLLTNQRSNHLVELAAKQAEALVPELPVVGLKVYLGLEGWLPVLHRSDHSPFWKAKIPAMLWTDTAEFRNPNYHRPTDTWETLDYAFMRRVTQLLVATVARQVRTG, encoded by the coding sequence ATGGAGCTCCGACGCACGAAGGCCACGACCCATGGTGGCAGCCTGATCGACGCGCTCGCAGACGTGAGTGAGCCCGAACTCTTCAAGACCGTCGTCGAGCTCGCCGAACCGCGGCACATGTTCGTCCAGCGCGCCCAGAACCGAAAGGCCGCTCAGTTCATCGCGGATGCGTTCGAGGAGCTCGGTTATGCCGTCGAGATCGAGGGCGAGCTGCGGAACGTCGTCGCAATGCCGCGCGGGGCCGTCGATCGCCCCCTGGTCCTCGTCGGCGCCCACTACGACAGCGTGCCCGATACGCCGGGCGCGGACGACAACGCGAGCGGCATCGCCGCCATGCTCGCCTGTGCGCGAGCAGTCGCGAGCCTCGGGACGTCCTTGCCCGTGGGCTTCGTCGCGTGGAATGGCGAGGAAGACGGGCTCCTCGGCAGCGTCGAATTCGTCGCGCGCCGGCAACCAGCCGGCGCATCGATCGCTGCCGTGCACGTGCTCGAGATGGTCGGATATGCGAGCCACGAGGCAGGTTCGCAACGAATGCCGCTCCCGGTCCCCGGCGCACCGGACGTCGGCGACTTCATCGGTCTGCTCACGAACCAGCGCTCGAACCACCTCGTGGAGCTCGCGGCAAAGCAGGCGGAAGCGCTGGTCCCCGAGCTGCCGGTCGTGGGACTGAAGGTCTACCTCGGCCTCGAAGGGTGGCTCCCCGTGCTGCATCGGAGTGACCACTCGCCGTTCTGGAAGGCGAAGATCCCGGCCATGCTCTGGACCGACACCGCGGAATTTCGCAATCCGAACTATCATCGGCCCACGGACACGTGGGAGACGCTCGATTACGCCTTCATGCGCCGCGTGACCCAGCTCCTCGTCGCGACGGTCGCGCGGCAGGTGCGGACGGGTTGA
- a CDS encoding helix-turn-helix domain-containing protein, producing MAGERRQRPGGSQSGTTQPDRTHAESASDRSASTSSTPAGPLPMLLTPDEVAALLRTTRKAVYAMAERGALPGVVRLGRRVLFHRDNLLSWLDERRAPSPGRTRR from the coding sequence ATGGCCGGTGAACGACGCCAGCGCCCCGGAGGAAGCCAGTCGGGGACAACCCAACCGGACCGGACACACGCCGAATCTGCGAGCGATCGATCTGCTTCCACCAGCAGCACCCCCGCTGGGCCCCTGCCCATGCTGCTCACGCCCGACGAGGTTGCCGCTCTCCTGCGCACCACGCGGAAGGCGGTTTACGCCATGGCTGAGCGAGGCGCTCTTCCCGGCGTCGTTCGTCTCGGCCGTCGTGTGCTGTTCCATCGCGACAACCTGCTAAGCTGGCTCGACGAAAGACGAGCGCCATCGCCGGGAAGGACCCGACGATGA
- a CDS encoding tyrosine-type recombinase/integrase, with the protein MTIRKANRRGETRLIVDIHYRRTDGSQGRYRKDAHVQTMAGARAEERRLLALIATYGEPFEPRVEVVVKEAPAVTFKEAVGLFRNGKAVTRLKPSTRKGYEEILETRLLPRFGETPIDKLTCSDVEGLDAVLVDEGCSPSRRRNVLIVIRSVLRAAVEAKKLSVMPDLPPLPKTGKKVLRCLTAEQVEAILGKAKGGGRVALALAAYAGLRAGEVRALRWEDVDLAGGFLVVRFSHSKGEISTPKSGHQREVPLAARLAELLREVRGEGLGLVTVSSRKEAWGEWGLTQLFKRAAKKVGIVGFRFHDLRHFFVTELFRRGGSAPAVQALAGHEHLSTTSRYAHVARADLRDTVALLGHGNSSVTSS; encoded by the coding sequence ATGACGATTCGCAAGGCAAACCGACGCGGGGAAACCCGCCTGATCGTTGACATTCACTACCGGCGCACAGACGGCTCTCAGGGCCGCTATCGCAAGGACGCTCATGTCCAGACGATGGCGGGCGCGAGGGCCGAAGAAAGACGTCTCCTCGCCCTCATCGCGACGTACGGGGAGCCGTTCGAGCCCCGTGTCGAGGTCGTCGTGAAAGAGGCCCCGGCCGTCACGTTCAAGGAGGCCGTGGGCCTGTTCCGCAACGGCAAGGCGGTCACGAGGCTCAAGCCCAGCACGCGGAAGGGCTACGAGGAGATCCTGGAGACGCGCCTCCTCCCACGGTTCGGCGAGACGCCCATCGACAAGCTGACGTGCTCGGACGTCGAAGGGCTCGACGCCGTGCTCGTAGACGAGGGGTGCTCACCCTCGCGGAGGCGGAACGTGCTCATCGTCATCCGCTCGGTCCTACGGGCCGCTGTGGAGGCCAAGAAGCTCTCCGTCATGCCTGACCTTCCCCCGCTCCCCAAGACGGGCAAGAAGGTTCTCCGCTGCCTCACGGCGGAACAAGTCGAGGCCATCCTCGGCAAGGCCAAGGGCGGGGGTCGCGTGGCCCTTGCCCTGGCAGCCTACGCGGGGCTCAGGGCCGGCGAGGTTCGCGCCCTCCGATGGGAGGACGTCGACCTTGCTGGCGGCTTCCTCGTCGTCCGCTTCTCGCACTCGAAGGGTGAAATCTCGACACCGAAGTCGGGACACCAGAGAGAGGTCCCGCTGGCCGCAAGGCTGGCGGAGCTGCTGCGAGAGGTCAGAGGCGAGGGCCTGGGGCTCGTGACCGTCTCTTCCCGCAAGGAGGCGTGGGGCGAGTGGGGCCTCACGCAGCTCTTCAAGAGAGCCGCCAAGAAGGTCGGCATCGTGGGCTTCCGCTTCCACGACCTCCGGCACTTCTTCGTGACCGAGCTGTTCAGGCGAGGCGGGTCGGCTCCGGCCGTCCAAGCCCTCGCGGGACACGAGCACTTGTCAACGACCTCACGCTACGCCCACGTCGCTCGGGCCGACCTTCGGGACACCGTGGCTCTTCTCGGCCACGGTAACAGTTCGGTAACAAGCTCTTGA
- a CDS encoding tyrosine-type recombinase/integrase translates to MTVKVRPYKRSQREGWEVDICVNLPNGEEVRERRRAPVSTKSQAQRWGEGRERELLLEALSRPAEEPKKKEVPTLTEFAPRFIESYAEANRQKPSGIDAKKRILRLYLEPDFGSKKLDQIKTEDVQRLKARLGHRSAKTVNNILSVLGKLLRVAVSWEVIPAMPCRIELLKAPKPEKSFLDYDDLDRLVEGAKLVGWGAHLLVLLGADAGLRRGEMISLRWNDVDFGREELHIRRADWKGIESTPKGGRGRTVGLTKRLLATLKAYRHLRSERVLCEDDGKPITGKTIARWMRQSTRRAGLAVLEGPHILRHTFCSHLAMRGATVMAIKELAGHRDVSTTMGYMHLSPSAKRGAIELLDGPAPSPVRGEILEQPGVGTKKVSSSG, encoded by the coding sequence ATGACGGTCAAAGTTCGCCCGTACAAGCGGTCGCAACGAGAAGGCTGGGAAGTGGATATCTGCGTCAATCTGCCGAACGGGGAGGAGGTGCGCGAGCGCCGCCGAGCACCCGTGTCGACGAAGTCGCAGGCCCAGCGCTGGGGTGAGGGGAGGGAGCGTGAGCTCCTGCTCGAGGCCCTCTCACGCCCCGCAGAAGAACCCAAGAAGAAGGAGGTGCCCACGCTCACGGAGTTCGCCCCGCGGTTCATCGAGAGCTACGCGGAGGCGAACCGGCAGAAGCCGAGCGGGATCGACGCGAAGAAGAGGATCCTGCGGCTGTACCTCGAGCCCGACTTCGGCTCGAAGAAGCTCGACCAGATCAAGACGGAGGATGTCCAGCGGCTCAAGGCGCGGCTGGGTCACCGCTCGGCCAAGACGGTGAACAACATCCTGTCCGTCCTGGGGAAGCTGCTCCGCGTCGCGGTGTCGTGGGAGGTCATCCCCGCGATGCCGTGCCGGATCGAGCTGCTCAAGGCGCCCAAGCCCGAGAAGTCGTTCCTCGACTACGATGATCTCGACCGGCTGGTCGAGGGCGCGAAGTTGGTGGGCTGGGGAGCGCACCTCCTGGTGCTTCTCGGCGCGGACGCCGGGCTTCGTCGGGGCGAGATGATCTCGCTTCGCTGGAACGACGTGGACTTCGGCCGCGAAGAGCTCCACATCCGGCGCGCGGACTGGAAGGGCATCGAGTCCACCCCGAAGGGCGGGCGCGGGCGCACCGTAGGTCTCACGAAGCGGCTCCTCGCAACCCTCAAGGCGTACCGCCATCTTCGGAGCGAGCGCGTGCTCTGCGAGGACGACGGCAAGCCGATCACGGGGAAGACGATCGCCCGCTGGATGCGGCAGTCAACGCGGCGAGCTGGCCTCGCCGTGCTCGAGGGGCCGCACATCCTCCGCCACACGTTCTGCTCGCACCTCGCCATGCGCGGGGCGACCGTGATGGCGATCAAGGAGCTCGCCGGCCACCGCGATGTCTCGACGACGATGGGCTACATGCACCTGTCGCCGAGCGCCAAGCGGGGCGCCATCGAGCTGCTAGACGGGCCGGCTCCCTCGCCGGTCCGTGGAGAAATACTGGAACAGCCGGGGGTGGGGACCAAAAAGGTCAGCAGTTCCGGCTAG
- a CDS encoding helix-turn-helix domain-containing protein translates to MRTSVSRREDLHPFVAKLGARIRDLRLERGMSLEQLRKKTGIVVSHLSLIERGHVVLTVGTVDRIARALGLTPMFLVLLPEESELEAVVERMGHMNADKLARMYERVSASKSLHLKKPRPRGSHGP, encoded by the coding sequence ATGAGAACGAGCGTGTCTCGCCGCGAGGATCTACACCCGTTTGTCGCCAAGCTAGGTGCACGGATCCGAGATCTCCGCCTCGAGCGAGGGATGTCGCTCGAGCAGCTCAGGAAGAAGACCGGCATCGTCGTGAGCCACCTTTCACTCATCGAGCGCGGACACGTCGTGCTCACCGTAGGCACCGTCGATCGCATCGCTCGCGCGCTCGGCTTGACGCCGATGTTCTTGGTGCTGCTTCCCGAGGAGAGCGAGCTCGAGGCGGTCGTCGAGCGGATGGGCCACATGAACGCCGACAAACTCGCGCGGATGTACGAGCGGGTGTCCGCCTCCAAGAGCCTGCACCTGAAGAAGCCTCGTCCGCGCGGGAGCCACGGCCCGTAG
- a CDS encoding sigma 54-interacting transcriptional regulator, with protein sequence MQQSSSGEPKPSKLAQAALDPPRLKAMVRVFLGNPFFDRVPGGVSGLLDVSISEIIEIASKLVLDGHPRDARRLLLAAGHHRIISPSSDGHINPFALLGDAAIKQMGVDKGDVQSLLYAALRVSHELKAFVGVSEQAQRVRAAAWAACFGHSLEDTLALRDAICDQNVLILGETGTGKELIARAIQQGALGRGGSSTPMQVVNAAALPGELVESELFGHEEGAFTGAVKSRKGKIVEADGGTIFLDELGDLSFPVQAKLLRAIETNRITPVGSNKEVHVNVRYIAATSRPIEEMVERATFRRDLYERLAGYVIKIPPLRHRPEDIAPIGLQLVEKFMDERRELSSVLRGFGDDAKAWVQNEAGSRPWPGNVRELENTLRSWLLGMHAHEGPTRSGKKEESPDPAIPKRILQNKTSLDDVRDWYVRRVLNSVRGNKSEASRILGIDRGTLQRIIKGEGGTDDDA encoded by the coding sequence ATGCAGCAGTCATCGTCCGGTGAGCCCAAGCCGTCGAAGCTCGCCCAAGCCGCGCTGGATCCGCCGCGGCTCAAGGCCATGGTCCGCGTGTTCCTCGGCAACCCGTTCTTCGATCGTGTCCCTGGAGGGGTGTCCGGGCTGCTCGACGTTTCGATCAGCGAGATCATCGAGATCGCGAGCAAACTCGTTCTCGACGGGCACCCGCGCGATGCCCGCAGGCTATTGCTGGCTGCAGGACATCACAGGATCATCAGCCCCAGCAGCGATGGACACATCAACCCCTTCGCCCTGCTCGGCGACGCCGCGATCAAGCAGATGGGGGTCGACAAGGGTGATGTGCAGAGCCTTCTCTACGCTGCATTGCGCGTATCCCACGAGCTCAAAGCATTCGTTGGGGTATCCGAGCAAGCTCAGCGTGTGCGCGCAGCAGCATGGGCTGCATGCTTCGGGCACTCGCTCGAGGACACGCTCGCATTGCGCGACGCGATCTGCGACCAGAACGTCCTCATCCTCGGAGAAACCGGGACGGGCAAAGAGCTCATCGCACGTGCGATCCAGCAAGGAGCGCTGGGACGAGGAGGCAGCTCCACGCCGATGCAGGTGGTGAACGCCGCCGCCCTGCCCGGCGAGCTCGTCGAGTCGGAGTTGTTCGGGCATGAAGAGGGCGCCTTCACGGGTGCGGTGAAGAGTAGGAAAGGCAAGATCGTCGAGGCAGACGGGGGAACCATCTTCCTCGACGAGCTCGGGGACCTCTCGTTCCCCGTGCAAGCAAAGCTGCTCCGCGCAATCGAGACAAACCGGATCACTCCCGTCGGCTCCAACAAGGAGGTCCACGTGAATGTTCGGTATATCGCTGCAACATCGCGCCCCATCGAAGAGATGGTAGAACGGGCGACGTTTCGACGAGACCTCTACGAGCGACTCGCTGGCTACGTCATCAAGATCCCACCTCTCCGCCACCGCCCCGAAGATATCGCTCCCATCGGCCTCCAGTTGGTCGAGAAGTTCATGGATGAGCGTAGGGAGCTTTCCTCTGTCCTCCGGGGTTTCGGCGATGATGCCAAGGCGTGGGTTCAGAACGAGGCCGGCTCACGCCCATGGCCAGGGAACGTCCGGGAGCTCGAGAATACGCTGCGTTCGTGGTTGCTCGGGATGCATGCGCACGAAGGCCCCACGCGCAGTGGGAAAAAGGAAGAGAGCCCTGATCCTGCGATTCCCAAGAGAATCCTTCAGAACAAGACATCGCTGGACGACGTTCGCGACTGGTACGTCCGTCGGGTCCTCAATTCGGTCCGCGGAAACAAAAGTGAAGCCAGTCGAATCCTGGGCATCGATCGAGGCACGCTTCAGCGAATCATCAAGGGAGAGGGAGGGACGGACGACGACGCCTGA